The following is a genomic window from Lysinibacillus sp. G4S2.
ATTCGTCATTTCAAAGTAGAATTCCTCTATTCCACTAGGATACTGCCTTTTGATATCGGACAACGTTGCTTCTCCTTTAACAACTCCGTCAACAATGATGCTCACTGTATCAGCAATTTGCTCAATTTCACTGAGAATATGACTGGAAATCAGAATGGTCATTCCATAATCCTCTACAAGATCCAAAAACAATTTTCTCATATCGCGAATCCCAGAAGGATCTAGTCCGTTTATCGGTTCATCTAATATCAGTAATTTGGGTTGATGGACTAACGCTCTTGCAATTCCTAATCGTTGTCGCATGCCTAATGAAAACTTTGAGACTGGCTGTGAACCTGTGTTAGCAAGCCCTACCTTTTCTAATGCTTTAGAAATATCAACCTCTTCTCTGTTCAAATAAGCAAGATGCAGACTTAAATTTTCTTCTGCTGAAAGATGTTCATAAAAAATAGGCACTTCGATAATACTACCGATGTTTCTTAAAATTTTATCCCTATTGACAGTAACATCCATACCAAGCACTTCTACTTTTCCTGCTGACGGTGTAAGTAAACCCGTTAAAATTTTAAAAATGGTTGTTTTACCCGCCCCATTCGCTCCTAAAAAACCATAAATAGATCCTTGTCGAACAGTCATATTGCATCCTTTTATTACTTCTACATTAGAAAGCACTTTTACCAGATTTTCTGTTTTTACTACAACATCATTGTTATTCATTTTGAATGTATCCTCCAATATCAGAATAATGATCAGATATTTTTTTAATCAGTTGATCACTGACAATATCCGCCCCCAATCCCTTCATCATCTGTTGTAAAAATCTTAAACGATTAACTGTATCATCATGTTTTCGTTCAAATAGAATAGGGTTAATCCAAATATTTACTAACAGCATAAAAATCTCTGCACATTCAGTTGGATATTCCGTATTGATTGACCCATCCTCTTTTCCCTCTAACATGATTTTCGCAATATTAGGTGCATCCTTATTAACACCATTTTTAATTCCCGTTAAGACAAATTGAGGATTTTTAATCTGCTCGCTCAAGAAACTGTCTATGGAATGTGCTTTAGGATCTGCTACAATGTGTTCTAAAATCTTTGCAAGTTTTTCTCTTGAATTGGCTGCTTGAGTATTATTAATCAAGTCGTCTAACATTTGTGCAGCATAACTAAATTGTTGCTCCATCACTGCAAGTAATATTTCTTCTTTTGATCTGAAGTGATGATAAATCGCTCCCTTCGACATACCTAACTCGTCAATAATATCTTGTATACTCGTCTTTTCATAACCTTTTTCTTTAAAGAGTATTGTTGACACCGATAGTATTTGTTCTAAAGTTTGTTCTGGATATTTATTTCTTGCCATTTTCTTCCTCCTCTTTAATACCAACCGTTGGTATCTATAACACATAATACACAACAATTTTTTCCTTGTCAATATAAGGTAATAGTCCAAATTTTAATAAAAAGGTGAACAGTTACTTCCCTTTAACAAATTTATTAGCTGATTGCAAGTTATCATGAGGATGATGTGGCAGACCGTTTAACCTTGCTTCTCAACCGTCGTTAGGGGCAAATCAGCCATTACTTGATAGAGGCATCATTTTCACACAATCATAAGCACTAATTTTGATTTACATTCTTCACATACCAATACATTTGTGTAAAAAATATATTCAGTAGAATTTATGATATTTTTTAAAGTTAAATAGATATTAAAAATAGATTAAAGTATGATTTCTCTTAGTCATTAACTGCTGTTCAATAAACACCTATTTATAATATAAAAACGGATTCTACTCTTCTTTTATTTAAGATAATAAAAAAGGCGTCCAACAAGTATGAAAAATACTCATTGGACACCTTATACAATTAATTATGCTTTTTGGTAGCGAAGCACTGGTGTACGAGCAGCACGTGTTTCGTCTAGGCGAGATACGACTGTTGTATGTGGTGCTTCTTGAACGATTGATGGATTTTCTTCTGCTTCTTTTGCAATTTGAATCATCACATCGCAGAATGCATCTAAAGTTTCTTTTGATTCTGTTTCTGTTGGTTCAATCATTAACGCCTCTTCCACATTTAATGGGAAGTAAGTTGTTGGTGGATGGTAGCCAAAGTCCAACAGACGTTTCGCAATATCTAAAGTACGAACGCCAAGTTTCTTTTGACGACGTCCTGATAATACAAATTCATGTTTACAATGACGGTTGTATGGTAGATCATAGAATGCCTCTAAGCGACGCATCATATAGTTTGCGTTTAGTACTGCGTATTCTGTAACAGCTTTTAAGCCATCTGGACCCATTGTACGGATATAAGTGTATGCACGTACGTTAATACCAAAGTTACCATAGTAAGGTTTAACACGTCCGATTGATTGTGGACGTTCGTAATCGAAGTGATATGTTCCTTCTTCTGTTCTTACTAAAACTGGTTTTGGAAGGAATGGAATTAAATCAGCTTTCACTCCTACTGGACCTGAACCCGGGCCACCGCCACCGTGAGGACCTGTAAATGTTTTGTGTAAATTTAAGTGTACGCAGTCAAAGCCCATATCACCAGGACGTGCTTTACTCATAACTGCGTTTAAGTTTGCGCCGTCATAGTATACTTTACCGCCAACAGAGTGAATTAGCTCTGCCATTTCGATAATGTTTTCTTCAAATAGACCAAGTGTATTTGGATTTGTCAGCATCAATGCCGCTGTATCAGATCCAACTACTTTGCGTAAATCCTCAATATCTACTAAACCATCTTCATCTGATTTAACAGTGATAGTTTCAAAGCCTGCAACTGTTGCCGATGCTGGGTTTGTACCGTGAGCAGAGTCAGGGACAATAACTTTATTACGGTGACCTTCACCATTTGCTTCGTGGAATGCGCGGATCATCATTAATGCTGTCCATTCACCATGTGCACCTGCTGCAGGTTGTAATGTCACTTCATCCATACCTGTAATTTCAACTAATGAAGTTTGTAGATCATAAAGAAGCTCCATCGCACCTTGAGTTGTTGATTCATCCTGTAATGGGTGAACATTAGCAAAGCCTGAAATTCGGGCAACAGCCTCGTTAATTTTTGGATTATATTTCATCGTACAAGAGCCAAGAGGGTAGAAACCTGAGTCTACACCGTGGTTTCGACGAGAAAGTGCTGTATAGTGGCGCATAATATCAAGCTCAGAAACCTCTGGTAATTCCGCCTCTTCAGCACGTACTAAGTTCGCAGGAAGTAAATCTGCAAGGTCAACCTCTGGTACATCAAGTGCTTCTAAGCTATAGCCTACGCGACCTTCTTTGGAAATTTCAAAAATGAGTGATTGATTTTCGTTATTCATTAAGAGCCCCCATTTCTGCAACAAGTGCATCAATTTCTTCCTTCGTGCGTAATTCTGTTACTGCGATTAGCACGTGATTTTTAAGAGATTCATATGTTTGACCTAATGGGTAACCACCGATGATACCTTTTTCAATTAGGCCTTTATTGATTTCTTTCACACATTTATTTGTTTTCACAACGATTTCGTTAAAGTGTGCACCTTGGAATGCTACTGTAAAGCCTGCCGCTTCAAAAGCATTTTTAGCATAGCGAGTTTTCGCAATATTTTGCGTAGCCATTTCACGAACGCCTTGTTTACCTAGAGCAGTCATTGCAACAGAAGCTGCAAGTGCAAGAAGTGCTTGGTTAGAACAAATATTAGACGTTGCTTTATCACGACGGATATGCTGTTCACGTGCTTGTAATGTTAAAACATAACCACGACGACCTTCTCCGTCCACTGTTTCACCAACAAGACGGCCTGGAACTTTACGCATAAGCTTAGTTGTTACAGCAAAGAAACCACAGTGTGGACCACCAAATGCCTCAGAAATACCGAAGACTTGTGCGTCACCTACACAAATATCAGCACCTAGCTTACCAGGTGGTGTTAAAATTCCTAGTGCAAGTGGGTTTGAAGATACGACAAATAAACTTTTTGCCTCATGTGCAATATCACCCATTACTTGTAAGTCCTCTACCTGACCAAAGAAGTTAGGGTATTGTGCAATAACAGCTGCCGTATTATCATCGATTAGTTCTTTTAATGCTTCTACATCTGTCACACCATCTTTATGTGGAACAGTAACAATTTCAATTGATTGTCCGTATGCATATGTAGCAACGACATCGCGATACTCAGGATGAACCGCTTCAGATACTAAAATTTTCTTACGGCGTGTATGGCCAGCTGCAAGCATACCTGCCTCAGCTAACGCTGTTCCCCCATCATACATAGAAGAGTTTGCAAGATCCATACCTGTAAGCTCTGCAATCATCGTTTGGAATTCAAAAATTGCTTGTAATTCCCCTTGAGAAATTTCTGGTTGATACGGAGTGTATGCTGTGTAAAACTCTGAACGTGAAATAACATGGTCCACGATAATTGGTTTATAGTGGTTGTATACGCCAGCGCCTAAAAACGATACGTTAGCATTTGTATCTTTATTTTTCGCAGCAAGTGCTGATAATTCTTTTAATAAAGCTGATTCAGATTTTGCTTCTTTAATATCATACAGGCCTTTAAAACGTACTTTTTCTGGAATATCCCCAAATAACTCATCAACTGAAGATACACCAATTACGTCTAACATTTCTTGTTTATCTTGCTCCGTCATTGGTAAATAACGATGTTTCATAAATGTAGCTCCCTCTTTTCACCTATTATTTTGAACGCTTGTAAAACGGTGTTTCAACTGTTACTACCTTTAATTGCTTACCGCGAATTTCGATTTCCAACTCAGTTCCGATAGTTGCGAATTGGCTGTCAATTAATGCGTTACCAACATTACGTTTAGAGGAAGGAAGCTGAGTACCTGTTGTCACTTCACCGATTTCCTTACCATCCTTAAACACTTTATAGCCATGTCGAGGAATACCTTTATCGATCATTTCAATGCCCACAATTTTACGTGACAACCCAGTTTCTTTTTGTGCCACTAATGCCTCATGACCATTAAAGTCTTCTTTATTTAATTTCACAGCAAAGCCAATACCCGCCTCAAGAGGTGAAATTGTCGCTGATAGCTCTTGCCCGTATAATGGCAGACCTGCTTCAAAACGAAGTGTATCGCGGCAACCTAAACCTGCTGGCACAACACCTTTGTCTTTTCCAGCTTCTAAGATTTTATCCCATAAAGCTTTAATATCTTCTGGGGAGCCGTATAATTCAAAACCATCTTCTCCTGTGTAACCACTACGAGAGACTAATGCTTTATGACCAGCAACTTCAACATCTGCTTGGAAACGGAAGTATTTAATGGCACTTACATCAGTAGCTGTTAATGATTGAAGAACTTCTTCTGCTAATGGACCTTGAAGGGCAATTTGTGCATAAGCATCTGATTGGTTGTCGATCGTCACGTCATATTGATGTTGATTTTCCATCATCCAATCATAATCTTTTTCAATATTTGACGCATTTACACAAAGTAAATAATGATTATCTGCTAATTTATACGTTAATAAATCATCGACAACACCACCATCTTCATAGCACATTGCATTATATTGCGCTTGACCAACTGCAATTTTCGAAATGTCATTTGTCAAAAGATTTTGTAAAAAATTTAGAGAATCAGGGCCAGTTACTAAAATTTCACCCATATGTGATACATCAAATAAACCTGCACGATTACGTACTGCATCATGTTCTTCTTTAATAGAAGAGAATTGTACTGGTAATTCCCATCCACCGAAGTCAATTGTTTTACCACCATACTTTGCGTATTCGTCAAATAGAGGTGTACGTTTTAATTCGTTCGCCATTCTTTTTGCCCCCTTATTGTTAGTTACATTTTTACTAGTAGTAGTTCGTCTGTTCTTCTTATATTAGTACAGTTCATGTTTCACTTACTTGTTCATCCAAATAAATAAGAGGAAATTAGGCAAAACATTCTGACATAAAAAAAGACAGACGAACCCCTTTTCGGGATTCTCTGTCCTTGCACCTGAAAGTTACACCAGACTGGCTCGCATTGTTACAATGCCAATCAGCCGGCTTTCCCCTTTGGTGGCTGTTGTATTACAGCTCTCTCCAGAGTTGCGTCTTGTACGAGTCCTTTTACCTGAGAGATTCATAACACTTTGCTACTTGCTCCTTCGGTGACGTCTACACGTGCTCTCCCCGCACAATCATCCGCCCAAGATAATCTTGGTACTATTTAGTATTCAATGAACATTAAGTTACTTATTTGTCTATATCCTAACATTAATTGCATTGAAAAGGCAAACATTTTTTATTTTATAATGAAACACGAACGTTAAAATCATCAATACACATTATCGTTCGCCTTTTAACCTTTTAACTTGGAATACTAAATACTCAAGAATTTGGCGGATTGTTCTACCTTCAGTTAACACTTGTATATGTCCTGCCTCACGATAGAACTTTCTTCTGTAATGATACAGATTCTCAAGCTCCTCTTTTGTTGAACTTTGTACAATCGGTCTGTTTGGGTCATGCTGTATTCGTTTGTAAATATCTTCGAATGTCGCATCTAAAAAAAACACGAGTCCGCTGCGTCTCATTATTTTTCGATTTTCAACATTGACCGCAACTCCACCACCTGTTGAAATAATACAAGCTTCATCTCGGAAATTTTTCAAAAATTCTGTTTCTATTTCTCGAAAACGTGCTTCGCCGTATTTTTCAAAAATCTGTGGAATGGTCATGCCCTGCTGTCTCACTATTTCATGATCCATATCATAATATGGCATCTTTAGTAAATAGCTTAAACGTCTTCCTAACGCACTTTTCCCGCAGCCCATAAAGCCAACTAAATATATTTTTCGCATTCGAATCACCTTCTTATAACTACGATTCTACACTGTCTGACAAAATTTGTCCTAATAAATTTATCGTAGCTCGAACATTCATCTTTTCTAGCCCTTCATATGTTCGAAACTGAATTTCATAAGACGCACAATACGTAAGAACAAAAGTAGTTACAAAAAATAATAATGCAATTGCGATTAAAAAAATAGCCCCTCTGTCATTTTTCAATAACCGGTACATAGAAGGTTCGCTCCTTTTGGATACCACTTGGAAGTTCAACAGTTACTGTTAACATATTTTTTTCATATTTGAACTGGCATTTATTAATACCAATTAGCAGTGGCACATGACCACCCTTCACTTGATCGCGAATAATATTACTATAACAATCAATATTATGAGTTGCATCTGCTGCTTGGAAGGTTATTCTCTTTTGATCTTTTCGAATCGTGAATGATGAAATATCCTCTAAATACATATTCAAATCATAAACAAATAGCTCCCACTTCGATTGTTCATCGGATAGTACCGTTACTTTCATTTCTGCGAACCATAACATAATGAAAACAACAAGATGTGCAATAAGCATAAAAACAACTAATTGAAACAATGCTTCTAATAATGTATAACCCCGCTCATTCATCGACTTCACCTGTCTGCTGGATACATTTTTTACGTAATTCTCTTGTATTTTGAAAGCTTACACATACCCCTTGTCCATCAAAAGCCCAAGTAAATTCTACATTTTCAATTATTTTAGAGCCTTCCGCTTGCTGTAAATAGTAATATTGCTTTAAACCTTCATAAGCCGTTTCAGCTGCGATGACCTCTAGCTTCTTGTTATAAAGCGTTGTTTTCATCGTGTAGCTAATTGGTATTAACGTCGTGCATAATAACATGACAATGACCACTGATAAAATCGTTTCTACAAATGAATAACCAGATTCATTCAACTCTTGATCTCCCTCGCCCTAACGTAATCACAACCTTTTTAATGCCCTGAGGTGTATTAAAATAAATAGTCCCTGGAGTCATGACGGTCCCATAGTAGTTATAGATAATCGTGTGAACCGAATTTGATTCAGGTATGAATTCTACCCCTTTCGGAAAAGGTCGTTCATATAATTCGGT
Proteins encoded in this region:
- the gcvPB gene encoding aminomethyl-transferring glycine dehydrogenase subunit GcvPB, translated to MNNENQSLIFEISKEGRVGYSLEALDVPEVDLADLLPANLVRAEEAELPEVSELDIMRHYTALSRRNHGVDSGFYPLGSCTMKYNPKINEAVARISGFANVHPLQDESTTQGAMELLYDLQTSLVEITGMDEVTLQPAAGAHGEWTALMMIRAFHEANGEGHRNKVIVPDSAHGTNPASATVAGFETITVKSDEDGLVDIEDLRKVVGSDTAALMLTNPNTLGLFEENIIEMAELIHSVGGKVYYDGANLNAVMSKARPGDMGFDCVHLNLHKTFTGPHGGGGPGSGPVGVKADLIPFLPKPVLVRTEEGTYHFDYERPQSIGRVKPYYGNFGINVRAYTYIRTMGPDGLKAVTEYAVLNANYMMRRLEAFYDLPYNRHCKHEFVLSGRRQKKLGVRTLDIAKRLLDFGYHPPTTYFPLNVEEALMIEPTETESKETLDAFCDVMIQIAKEAEENPSIVQEAPHTTVVSRLDETRAARTPVLRYQKA
- the comGF gene encoding competence type IV pilus minor pilin ComGF, with the translated sequence MNERGYTLLEALFQLVVFMLIAHLVVFIMLWFAEMKVTVLSDEQSKWELFVYDLNMYLEDISSFTIRKDQKRITFQAADATHNIDCYSNIIRDQVKGGHVPLLIGINKCQFKYEKNMLTVTVELPSGIQKERTFYVPVIEK
- the gcvPA gene encoding aminomethyl-transferring glycine dehydrogenase subunit GcvPA, with the translated sequence MKHRYLPMTEQDKQEMLDVIGVSSVDELFGDIPEKVRFKGLYDIKEAKSESALLKELSALAAKNKDTNANVSFLGAGVYNHYKPIIVDHVISRSEFYTAYTPYQPEISQGELQAIFEFQTMIAELTGMDLANSSMYDGGTALAEAGMLAAGHTRRKKILVSEAVHPEYRDVVATYAYGQSIEIVTVPHKDGVTDVEALKELIDDNTAAVIAQYPNFFGQVEDLQVMGDIAHEAKSLFVVSSNPLALGILTPPGKLGADICVGDAQVFGISEAFGGPHCGFFAVTTKLMRKVPGRLVGETVDGEGRRGYVLTLQAREQHIRRDKATSNICSNQALLALAASVAMTALGKQGVREMATQNIAKTRYAKNAFEAAGFTVAFQGAHFNEIVVKTNKCVKEINKGLIEKGIIGGYPLGQTYESLKNHVLIAVTELRTKEEIDALVAEMGALNE
- a CDS encoding ATP-binding cassette domain-containing protein; amino-acid sequence: MNNNDVVVKTENLVKVLSNVEVIKGCNMTVRQGSIYGFLGANGAGKTTIFKILTGLLTPSAGKVEVLGMDVTVNRDKILRNIGSIIEVPIFYEHLSAEENLSLHLAYLNREEVDISKALEKVGLANTGSQPVSKFSLGMRQRLGIARALVHQPKLLILDEPINGLDPSGIRDMRKLFLDLVEDYGMTILISSHILSEIEQIADTVSIIVDGVVKGEATLSDIKRQYPSGIEEFYFEMTNRGVKIV
- the gcvT gene encoding glycine cleavage system aminomethyltransferase GcvT, producing MANELKRTPLFDEYAKYGGKTIDFGGWELPVQFSSIKEEHDAVRNRAGLFDVSHMGEILVTGPDSLNFLQNLLTNDISKIAVGQAQYNAMCYEDGGVVDDLLTYKLADNHYLLCVNASNIEKDYDWMMENQHQYDVTIDNQSDAYAQIALQGPLAEEVLQSLTATDVSAIKYFRFQADVEVAGHKALVSRSGYTGEDGFELYGSPEDIKALWDKILEAGKDKGVVPAGLGCRDTLRFEAGLPLYGQELSATISPLEAGIGFAVKLNKEDFNGHEALVAQKETGLSRKIVGIEMIDKGIPRHGYKVFKDGKEIGEVTTGTQLPSSKRNVGNALIDSQFATIGTELEIEIRGKQLKVVTVETPFYKRSK
- a CDS encoding TetR/AcrR family transcriptional regulator — protein: MARNKYPEQTLEQILSVSTILFKEKGYEKTSIQDIIDELGMSKGAIYHHFRSKEEILLAVMEQQFSYAAQMLDDLINNTQAANSREKLAKILEHIVADPKAHSIDSFLSEQIKNPQFVLTGIKNGVNKDAPNIAKIMLEGKEDGSINTEYPTECAEIFMLLVNIWINPILFERKHDDTVNRLRFLQQMMKGLGADIVSDQLIKKISDHYSDIGGYIQNE
- a CDS encoding shikimate kinase; translation: MRKIYLVGFMGCGKSALGRRLSYLLKMPYYDMDHEIVRQQGMTIPQIFEKYGEARFREIETEFLKNFRDEACIISTGGGVAVNVENRKIMRRSGLVFFLDATFEDIYKRIQHDPNRPIVQSSTKEELENLYHYRRKFYREAGHIQVLTEGRTIRQILEYLVFQVKRLKGER